In Micromonospora sp. WMMD980, the following are encoded in one genomic region:
- a CDS encoding alpha/beta fold hydrolase has protein sequence MTAARTWLRCPRPLRWPALRLVCFPHAGGNAAFYRPWAAHLPDDVELHAVQYPGRMDRTGEPFAADLPSLAAGVASALRALPGDIPLVLFGHSLGASVAYETARRLDGPGGGLRALVVSGRPAPDRLRDTRVHLADDDTLWAETGRLGGTGRETLEHDGVKAVALPVLRADYRIAETWRPEPPVPLRAPVLACVGADDSEVTVDEANAWAARTRGRFTLHTFPGGHFYLLAHRHHLVETILRATHRSPVPTWSAAGP, from the coding sequence GTGACCGCCGCCCGGACCTGGCTGCGCTGCCCCCGGCCGCTGCGCTGGCCGGCGCTGCGCCTGGTCTGCTTCCCGCACGCCGGCGGCAACGCGGCGTTCTACCGGCCCTGGGCGGCGCACCTGCCCGACGACGTGGAGCTGCACGCCGTGCAGTACCCGGGCCGGATGGACCGCACCGGGGAGCCGTTCGCCGCCGACCTGCCGAGCCTGGCCGCCGGGGTCGCGTCCGCGCTGCGCGCGCTGCCCGGCGACATCCCGCTGGTCCTGTTCGGGCACAGCCTCGGTGCGTCGGTGGCGTACGAGACGGCCCGCCGGTTGGACGGGCCGGGCGGCGGGCTGCGGGCGCTCGTGGTGTCCGGCCGCCCGGCGCCCGACCGGCTGCGCGACACGCGCGTGCACCTGGCCGACGACGACACGCTCTGGGCCGAGACCGGCCGCCTCGGCGGGACCGGCCGGGAGACGCTGGAGCACGACGGGGTGAAGGCGGTCGCCCTGCCGGTGCTGCGCGCCGACTACCGGATCGCCGAGACGTGGCGGCCGGAGCCGCCGGTGCCGTTGCGCGCGCCGGTGCTGGCCTGCGTCGGCGCGGACGACAGCGAGGTCACCGTGGACGAGGCGAACGCGTGGGCCGCCCGGACCCGGGGCCGGTTCACCCTGCACACGTTCCCGGGCGGGCACTTCTATCTGCTCGCCCACCGGCACCACCTGGTCGAGACGATCCTGCGCGCCACGCACCGCAGCCCGGTGCCCACCTGGTCGGCGGCCGGTCCGTGA
- a CDS encoding (2Fe-2S)-binding protein gives MTIDTRPGAATVTVAVTVNGEAHRREVPARTLLVHLIREELALTAATVGCDTSSCGACTVLLDGRSVKSCTLLAAQADGAEIGTVEGLADGDRLHPVQESFREHHALQCGFCTPGMVLAAVSLLAEQPGPLSEREVRHGLKGNLCRCTGYHNIVRAVLAVDAARHAG, from the coding sequence ATGACCATTGACACCCGACCCGGAGCCGCGACCGTCACCGTCGCGGTCACCGTCAACGGCGAGGCCCACCGCCGGGAGGTGCCGGCCCGCACCCTGCTGGTGCACCTGATCCGGGAGGAGCTGGCGCTGACCGCCGCCACCGTCGGCTGCGACACCTCGTCCTGCGGCGCCTGCACGGTCCTGCTGGACGGTCGCTCGGTCAAGTCGTGCACGCTGCTCGCCGCGCAGGCCGACGGCGCCGAGATCGGCACCGTGGAGGGGCTCGCCGACGGCGACCGGCTGCACCCGGTGCAGGAGTCGTTCCGCGAACACCACGCCTTGCAGTGCGGCTTCTGCACCCCCGGGATGGTGCTCGCGGCGGTGAGCCTGCTCGCCGAGCAACCGGGCCCGCTCTCCGAGCGGGAGGTGCGCCACGGGCTGAAGGGCAACCTGTGCCGCTGCACCGGCTACCACAACATCGTCCGTGCCGTGCTCGCCGTCGACGCGGCCCGCCACGCCGGGTGA
- a CDS encoding non-ribosomal peptide synthetase, with protein MNGQDLVAELAELGVRLWEEDGQLRFRAPAGVLTDQRRAALRQHREEVLAAVRDAAVPTAVPHPEQRYEPFPLTDVQSAYLLGRGDTFAYGGIGCHGYGELGFDDLDVDRLEDAWRELVARHDMLRAVVDRDGSQQVRPDVPPYRIEVRDADADGFADAVAATRAELDHRRYDPRQWPLFTLRVTRGPERHVLHFSIDFLVCDFVSINLLLDELGRRYAGDPPAEDLELTFRDHLLATAPLRDGPRRDADRDWWLARLDDLPPAPELPLRPDALAAPPRFRRLDLRLDATEWAGLRQRAGRHGITPSGAVLAAYAEVIAAWSAHPRFCVDVTLLDRTPTHPQVDRIVGDFTSVSLLAVEQDPDAPVQERAKRLQAQLWSDLDHRRFSGVDVLREVARRRGADAALLPVVFTSAIGLGGDTGVEGFGELGYGISQTPQVWIDCQNIERSGGLATNWDVREGVFPDGVVDEMFAAYTALLRRLAGTDEAWEEIAPVALPAASARRRAEVNDTAAPLPDGLLHEGVLAQALRTPDRVAVVAPDASLTYRQLTGRASAVAVRLVEAGCRPGDLVAVVADKGWRQVVAVFGALLAGAAYVPVDTNQPPARRDLILAGASVRHVLTESGRADGDWPAQVEVIAVDGCDGPAPAALSPRLAGPDDLAYVIHTSGSTGTPKGVMITHRAALNTVVDINTRFDVTADDRILGLASLGFDLSVYDLFGPPAVGAALVLPAPGRRGDPTHWADLVTGHEVTLWNSVPAQMQMLADYLAAAPMVRTPSLRLALLSGDWIPVTLPDAIRALVPGLAVVGLGGATEAAIWSIIHPVGAVDPAWRSIPYGVPLANQSWHVRDAGLRDRPDWVTGELYIGGAGLASGYLGDPERTAERFVTDPTTGQRLYRTGDLGRYRPDGVIEFLGREDHQVKVRGHRIELAEVEAALLAHPAIGAAVAVVDGDRPLERRLAAVVQPAAVEPGPATTVEPAGPAAAGTAVVAGTDLDGYAAYLHDLDRLGLAAMLDTLRAAGLFLDDRPHPLAGIYAGTGVAPRHRRLLRRWLRALTDSGVLRRDDDAYRLGQALSPAARAWDAAARRAAEVGEAPELVRYFQGSAAALPALLRDDEDPLALLFPAGELAVSDNLYAGALFNRWANAVAAAAVRALVERLPAPVRIVEVGAGSGGTTAAVLDALDGLDVDYLYTDLSGFFVEAGRQRFGDRPGLRFATLDLDADPAGQGLAPNSADLVIAGDVLHATRDVPATLDRLRGILAPGGHLVLLEMTREHYQIMTSLELLVRLDDELGDFADLRRGTDRTFLDADEWRSLLTGAGAAPVLDLPAPDDPMAGLGMRIIAARVKADRRRVVPDELRAHLADRLPDYMVPSVVQVADELPRTANGKLDRAAVRRLVAAATAGPETGGAAPNAGLEEEIAAVWADVLRVERVSRDADFFALGGDSLLAAKLAGQLAERVPAASGVFFDELLRTILEHPTVGALAERLAATAGPAAPDDEPAVGAVEVTRLAGDGPPRYLLVHDGSGRLDAYAGLPAGLATAGAVWGVADGALHRYAGLDPAPLVQRLAADYAADLAGHLTRGPLTVVGRGDAGALALELARQLTESGLDVAGLAVADPVPGDAYASSPYAGDVTLLCPGEPDPAGVAWWREVCLGELTVARVPDEPAGWSDAIVGEG; from the coding sequence ATGAACGGGCAGGACCTGGTCGCCGAACTGGCGGAACTCGGTGTTCGACTCTGGGAGGAGGACGGCCAGCTCCGCTTCCGCGCCCCGGCCGGCGTCCTGACCGACCAGCGGCGGGCCGCGCTGCGCCAGCACCGGGAGGAGGTGCTGGCCGCGGTCCGGGACGCCGCCGTCCCCACCGCCGTGCCGCACCCCGAGCAACGGTACGAGCCGTTCCCGCTCACCGACGTGCAGAGCGCCTATCTGCTCGGGCGCGGCGACACGTTCGCCTACGGCGGGATCGGCTGCCACGGCTACGGCGAGCTGGGCTTCGACGATCTCGACGTCGACCGACTCGAAGACGCCTGGCGGGAGTTGGTGGCCCGGCACGACATGCTCCGGGCCGTGGTCGACCGCGACGGCTCCCAGCAGGTACGCCCCGACGTCCCGCCGTACCGGATCGAGGTGCGCGACGCGGACGCGGACGGCTTCGCCGACGCGGTCGCCGCCACCCGCGCGGAGCTGGACCACCGGCGCTACGACCCACGGCAGTGGCCGCTGTTCACGCTGCGGGTGACCCGGGGCCCGGAACGTCACGTGCTGCACTTCTCGATCGACTTCCTGGTCTGCGACTTCGTCAGCATCAACCTGCTCCTCGACGAGTTGGGCCGCCGCTACGCCGGTGACCCGCCCGCCGAGGACCTGGAGCTGACGTTCCGGGACCATCTGCTGGCCACCGCGCCGCTGCGCGACGGGCCACGCCGCGACGCCGACCGGGACTGGTGGCTGGCCCGCCTCGACGACCTGCCGCCCGCGCCGGAGCTGCCGCTGCGCCCCGACGCGCTCGCCGCGCCACCCCGGTTCCGCCGCCTCGACCTGCGGCTCGACGCCACCGAGTGGGCCGGGCTGCGGCAGCGCGCCGGCCGGCACGGCATCACCCCGTCCGGTGCCGTGCTCGCCGCGTACGCCGAGGTGATCGCCGCCTGGAGCGCCCACCCGCGCTTCTGCGTCGACGTCACGCTGCTCGACCGCACGCCGACGCACCCGCAGGTCGACCGGATCGTCGGCGACTTCACCTCGGTCAGCCTGCTCGCCGTCGAGCAGGACCCGGACGCGCCCGTGCAGGAGCGGGCCAAGCGGCTACAGGCCCAGCTCTGGTCCGACCTGGACCACCGCCGATTCTCCGGCGTCGACGTGCTGCGCGAGGTGGCCCGGCGGCGGGGCGCCGACGCTGCGCTGCTGCCTGTGGTGTTCACCAGCGCGATCGGGCTCGGCGGCGACACCGGGGTGGAGGGCTTCGGCGAGCTGGGCTACGGCATCAGCCAGACACCGCAGGTCTGGATCGACTGCCAGAACATCGAACGCTCCGGCGGGCTCGCCACCAACTGGGACGTGCGCGAGGGCGTCTTCCCGGACGGTGTGGTCGACGAGATGTTCGCCGCGTACACGGCGCTGCTGCGCCGGCTGGCCGGCACCGACGAGGCGTGGGAGGAGATCGCCCCGGTCGCGCTGCCGGCGGCGAGCGCCCGCCGGCGGGCCGAGGTCAACGACACCGCCGCGCCGTTGCCCGACGGGCTGCTGCACGAGGGCGTGCTCGCGCAGGCGCTGCGGACCCCGGACCGGGTCGCGGTGGTGGCGCCCGACGCGAGTCTGACCTACCGGCAGCTCACCGGGCGGGCGAGCGCGGTCGCCGTCCGGCTCGTCGAGGCCGGCTGCCGCCCCGGCGACCTGGTCGCGGTGGTGGCCGACAAGGGCTGGCGGCAGGTCGTCGCGGTGTTCGGCGCGCTGCTGGCCGGCGCCGCGTACGTGCCGGTCGACACCAACCAGCCACCGGCGCGCCGCGACCTGATCCTCGCCGGCGCGAGCGTGCGGCACGTGCTCACCGAAAGCGGTCGCGCGGACGGCGACTGGCCGGCACAGGTCGAGGTGATCGCCGTGGACGGCTGCGACGGCCCCGCGCCGGCCGCGCTGTCACCGCGCCTGGCCGGCCCCGACGATCTGGCGTACGTCATCCACACATCGGGTTCCACCGGCACGCCGAAGGGCGTGATGATCACGCACCGGGCGGCGCTGAACACGGTGGTCGACATCAACACCCGGTTCGACGTGACCGCCGACGACCGGATCCTCGGCCTGGCCAGTCTCGGTTTCGACCTGTCCGTCTACGACCTGTTCGGCCCGCCGGCGGTCGGTGCCGCCCTGGTGCTGCCCGCGCCGGGGCGGCGCGGCGACCCCACCCACTGGGCGGACCTGGTGACCGGTCACGAGGTGACGCTCTGGAACTCGGTGCCGGCGCAGATGCAGATGCTCGCCGACTATCTCGCCGCCGCGCCGATGGTGCGGACGCCGTCGCTGCGGCTGGCGCTGCTCAGCGGCGACTGGATCCCGGTCACCCTGCCCGATGCGATCCGCGCCCTGGTGCCCGGCCTGGCCGTGGTCGGCCTGGGTGGCGCTACCGAGGCGGCGATCTGGTCGATCATCCACCCGGTCGGCGCGGTCGACCCGGCGTGGCGCAGCATCCCCTACGGCGTGCCGCTGGCCAACCAGAGCTGGCACGTGCGCGACGCCGGCCTGCGCGACCGCCCGGACTGGGTCACCGGCGAGCTCTACATCGGCGGCGCCGGCCTGGCCTCGGGTTATCTCGGCGATCCCGAGCGCACCGCCGAACGGTTCGTCACCGACCCGACCACCGGACAGCGGCTCTACCGCACCGGCGACCTGGGCCGCTACCGGCCCGACGGGGTGATCGAGTTTCTCGGGCGGGAGGACCACCAGGTCAAGGTGCGCGGGCACCGGATCGAGCTGGCCGAGGTGGAGGCCGCGCTGCTCGCCCATCCGGCGATCGGTGCCGCCGTCGCCGTGGTCGACGGGGACCGCCCGTTGGAGCGCAGGTTGGCCGCCGTGGTCCAGCCGGCCGCCGTGGAACCCGGCCCGGCCACGACCGTCGAACCGGCCGGACCCGCCGCCGCCGGCACCGCCGTGGTCGCCGGCACCGACCTGGACGGGTACGCGGCGTACCTGCACGACCTGGACCGCCTCGGCCTGGCGGCCATGCTGGACACGCTGCGCGCGGCCGGCCTGTTCCTCGACGACCGGCCGCACCCGCTCGCCGGGATCTACGCGGGCACCGGCGTCGCGCCACGCCACCGCCGGCTGCTGCGGCGCTGGCTGCGGGCGCTCACCGACTCGGGCGTGCTGCGGCGCGACGACGACGCGTACCGGCTGGGGCAGGCGCTGTCGCCGGCGGCGCGCGCGTGGGACGCGGCGGCCCGGCGGGCGGCGGAGGTGGGGGAGGCGCCGGAGTTGGTGCGCTACTTCCAGGGCAGCGCCGCGGCGCTGCCGGCGCTGCTGCGCGACGACGAGGACCCGCTGGCGCTGCTCTTCCCCGCCGGCGAACTGGCGGTGTCGGACAACCTCTACGCGGGCGCCCTGTTCAACAGGTGGGCCAACGCGGTCGCCGCCGCGGCGGTGCGGGCGCTCGTCGAACGGCTGCCCGCCCCGGTGCGGATCGTGGAGGTCGGCGCCGGTTCGGGCGGCACCACCGCGGCCGTGCTCGACGCGCTCGACGGTCTGGACGTCGACTACCTCTACACCGACCTGTCCGGGTTCTTCGTCGAGGCCGGCCGGCAGCGCTTCGGCGACCGGCCGGGCCTGCGCTTCGCCACGTTGGACCTCGACGCCGACCCGGCCGGGCAGGGCCTCGCCCCGAACAGCGCCGACCTGGTGATCGCCGGGGACGTGCTGCACGCCACCCGGGACGTGCCGGCCACCCTGGACCGGCTGCGCGGCATCCTCGCCCCGGGCGGGCATCTGGTGCTGCTGGAGATGACCCGGGAGCACTACCAGATCATGACGTCGCTGGAGCTGCTGGTGCGCCTCGACGACGAGCTGGGGGACTTCGCCGACCTGCGGCGCGGCACCGACCGGACGTTCCTCGACGCGGACGAGTGGCGGAGCCTGCTCACCGGGGCCGGCGCCGCGCCGGTGCTCGACCTGCCCGCGCCCGACGACCCGATGGCCGGGCTCGGGATGCGGATCATCGCGGCCCGGGTCAAGGCGGACCGGCGTCGGGTGGTGCCGGACGAGCTGCGGGCGCACCTGGCCGACCGGCTGCCCGACTACATGGTGCCGAGCGTGGTGCAGGTGGCCGACGAGCTGCCCCGCACCGCGAACGGGAAGCTCGACCGCGCGGCCGTCCGCCGGCTGGTGGCGGCCGCCACGGCGGGCCCGGAGACCGGCGGCGCCGCGCCGAACGCCGGGCTGGAGGAGGAGATCGCGGCCGTCTGGGCGGACGTGCTGCGGGTGGAGCGGGTGAGCCGCGACGCCGACTTCTTCGCCCTCGGCGGGGACTCGCTGCTCGCCGCGAAGCTCGCCGGACAGCTCGCCGAGCGGGTGCCGGCGGCGTCCGGGGTCTTCTTCGACGAACTGCTGCGGACCATCCTGGAGCACCCCACCGTCGGCGCCCTCGCCGAACGACTCGCGGCCACGGCCGGACCCGCCGCACCCGACGACGAGCCGGCCGTCGGTGCGGTCGAGGTGACCCGGCTCGCCGGTGACGGCCCGCCCCGGTACCTGCTGGTGCACGACGGCAGCGGCCGGCTCGACGCGTACGCCGGCCTCCCGGCCGGGCTGGCGACCGCCGGTGCGGTGTGGGGCGTGGCCGACGGGGCGCTGCACCGTTACGCCGGCCTGGACCCGGCGCCGCTGGTGCAGCGGCTCGCCGCCGACTACGCCGCCGACCTGGCCGGGCACCTGACGAGGGGACCGTTGACGGTGGTGGGCCGGGGCGATGCCGGCGCGCTGGCGTTGGAACTGGCCCGCCAGCTCACCGAGTCCGGGCTGGACGTGGCCGGGCTGGCGGTCGCCGACCCGGTCCCCGGCGACGCCTACGCCAGCTCGCCGTACGCCGGGGACGTGACGCTGCTCTGCCCGGGTGAGCCGGACCCGGCCGGGGTGGCCTGGTGGCGTGAGGTGTGCCTCGGCGAGCTGACCGTGGCCCGGGTGCCGGACGAGCCGGCCGGCTGGTCCGACGCGATCGTCGGGGAGGGCTGA
- a CDS encoding FAD binding domain-containing protein yields MIPAHLRYHRAADLTEALRLRREHGDLLRPLAGGQSLLPALKLRRDAVDTLLDLGRLTDLSYVAARGDHLAVGALTRYHLLLADPLVARHAPILAAAAASVGDPQVRHAGTVGGALAQADPAADLPTALVALTATAVLTSVDGSRLVPVDELAVAPGVTVCRPDELLTEVRVPLPGPRRWSYRTFARPALEWSLVAVAVADDRVALAGMDRTIRRASTVEAALAAGASTADAAAYADRDCEPADDVRGSADYRRHLSRVLVARALADRDQERR; encoded by the coding sequence GTGATCCCGGCACACCTGCGCTACCACCGCGCCGCCGACCTGACCGAGGCGCTGCGGCTGCGGCGCGAGCACGGCGACCTGCTGCGACCGCTGGCCGGCGGGCAGTCCCTGCTGCCGGCGCTGAAGCTACGCCGCGACGCCGTCGACACGCTGCTGGACCTGGGCCGGCTCACCGACCTGTCGTACGTGGCGGCGCGGGGCGACCACCTCGCGGTCGGCGCGCTGACCCGCTACCACCTGCTGCTCGCCGACCCGCTCGTGGCGCGGCACGCGCCGATCCTGGCGGCGGCTGCCGCGTCGGTCGGCGACCCGCAGGTGCGCCACGCCGGCACGGTCGGCGGGGCGCTGGCCCAGGCCGACCCGGCCGCGGACCTGCCGACCGCGCTTGTCGCGCTGACCGCCACCGCGGTCCTGACCAGCGTGGACGGTTCCCGGCTGGTGCCCGTCGACGAGCTGGCCGTGGCGCCGGGCGTCACCGTGTGCCGGCCCGACGAACTGCTCACCGAGGTGCGGGTGCCGCTGCCCGGCCCGCGCCGGTGGAGCTACCGCACGTTCGCCCGGCCGGCGCTGGAGTGGTCACTTGTCGCCGTCGCGGTGGCCGACGACCGGGTCGCGCTGGCCGGCATGGACCGGACCATCCGGCGGGCGAGCACCGTCGAGGCGGCGCTCGCCGCAGGCGCGTCGACGGCGGACGCCGCGGCGTACGCGGACCGCGACTGCGAACCGGCCGACGACGTGCGCGGCTCCGCCGACTACCGCCGGCACCTGAGCCGGGTGCTGGTGGCCCGGGCGCTTGCCGACCGCGACCAGGAGCGACGATGA
- a CDS encoding Gfo/Idh/MocA family oxidoreductase, which translates to MRPRVLVAGTKFGQVYLQAFRQRDFPFELAGILAGGSARSVACARHYGVPLFTDVSQVPEDVTLACVVIRGGLLGGPGGEVARALMERGLHVVQEHPLHHDELVECLRTAGRAGVVYHLNSFYVHTAPVRRFVAAARALLARRPARYVDAACGFQVAYALLDILGQALGGVRPWGLAAPAELPEQVRRLSPVDVPFRSVDGVLAGVPLTLRVQNQMDPADPDNYAHLLHRVTIGTEAGNLTLLGTHGPTVWSPRPDFPQQVQDRGIGRPHFAGSGGDEPDHLDVPSAQPLDEPTAPSYRDVFERVWPAGVGHALGELHRAAQAGEKPVRHGQYHLTLCRLWQDVTARLGPPELLHSTPPRMLLPADVAELADAAARAVEPEPIGASR; encoded by the coding sequence GTGAGACCGAGGGTGCTCGTCGCCGGTACCAAGTTCGGCCAGGTCTACCTGCAGGCGTTCCGGCAGCGTGACTTCCCGTTCGAGCTGGCCGGGATCCTGGCCGGCGGAAGCGCCCGCTCGGTGGCCTGCGCCCGGCACTACGGCGTGCCGCTGTTCACCGACGTGTCGCAGGTGCCCGAGGACGTGACGCTGGCCTGCGTGGTGATCCGCGGCGGCCTGCTCGGCGGGCCCGGCGGCGAGGTGGCGCGCGCGTTGATGGAGCGCGGGCTGCACGTGGTGCAGGAGCATCCGCTGCACCACGACGAGCTGGTCGAGTGCCTGCGCACCGCCGGCCGGGCCGGCGTGGTCTACCACCTCAACTCGTTCTACGTGCACACCGCGCCGGTGCGCCGGTTCGTCGCGGCGGCCCGTGCCCTGCTGGCCCGCCGTCCGGCCCGCTACGTCGACGCGGCGTGCGGCTTCCAGGTCGCGTACGCGCTGCTGGACATCCTCGGCCAGGCGCTCGGCGGGGTCCGCCCGTGGGGCCTGGCGGCCCCGGCGGAGCTGCCCGAGCAGGTACGCCGGCTGTCCCCGGTGGACGTGCCGTTCCGCAGCGTCGACGGGGTGCTCGCCGGGGTGCCGCTGACCCTGCGGGTGCAGAACCAGATGGACCCGGCCGACCCGGACAACTACGCGCACCTGCTGCACCGGGTCACCATCGGCACCGAGGCCGGCAACCTGACCCTGCTCGGCACCCACGGCCCGACCGTCTGGAGCCCCCGGCCGGACTTCCCGCAGCAGGTGCAGGACCGGGGGATAGGCCGCCCACACTTCGCCGGCTCCGGTGGGGACGAGCCGGACCACCTGGACGTGCCGAGCGCGCAACCGCTGGACGAGCCGACCGCGCCCAGCTACCGCGACGTGTTCGAGCGGGTCTGGCCGGCCGGCGTGGGACACGCGCTGGGCGAGCTGCACCGCGCGGCCCAGGCCGGCGAGAAGCCGGTCCGCCACGGCCAGTACCACCTGACCCTGTGCCGGCTGTGGCAGGACGTCACCGCCCGGCTCGGCCCGCCCGAGCTGCTGCACTCCACGCCACCGCGGATGCTGCTGCCCGCCGACGTGGCGGAGCTGGCCGACGCCGCCGCCCGCGCGGTCGAGCCGGAGCCGATCGGGGCGTCGCGGTGA
- a CDS encoding NAD(P)H-binding protein, whose translation MPGAIALVGASGGVGRHALAHLLAWTVDTVRAGGRHPGRLPAGDARVQAYPVDLTDPDGLDAFCAGCHTVVNCAGPAGTVGDRVARAAARAGAAYVDAAGDDGLYRAVAALPDAAERVAVISAGMMPGLSGLLPAYLAGHLPGARRLTGWVGGRDGFSPGAAWDFLAVGDSGYGEPLAAWRDGARRGRALAAHADVTVPFFDEPVLLQPYLSTETERLAGRLGLTDVDWWSAFAGDRVPAALAAGARRAGGGPAELAAAADALCRAAELDAFGRPRYQVLLVELTSPAGSRVLVCRGVGANALTGAAVALGAVAAAAGDLPPGVHHLAEVVDPTWAVDRLRTSPAVTALHVEDGPLTRYETIEEGVA comes from the coding sequence GTGCCGGGCGCGATCGCGCTGGTCGGCGCGAGCGGCGGGGTGGGCCGGCACGCGCTGGCGCACCTGCTGGCGTGGACCGTGGACACCGTCCGCGCGGGCGGCCGCCACCCGGGACGGCTGCCGGCAGGTGACGCGCGGGTCCAGGCGTACCCGGTGGACCTGACCGACCCCGACGGCCTGGACGCGTTCTGCGCGGGCTGCCACACGGTCGTCAACTGCGCCGGTCCCGCCGGCACGGTCGGTGACAGGGTGGCCCGAGCCGCGGCCCGCGCCGGCGCGGCCTACGTCGACGCCGCCGGTGACGACGGGCTGTACCGAGCCGTCGCCGCGCTGCCCGACGCCGCCGAGCGGGTCGCGGTGATCTCCGCCGGGATGATGCCAGGTCTGTCCGGGCTGCTCCCGGCGTACCTCGCCGGGCACCTGCCGGGCGCCCGGCGGCTGACCGGCTGGGTCGGCGGGCGCGACGGGTTCAGCCCGGGCGCGGCCTGGGACTTCCTCGCGGTCGGCGACAGCGGCTACGGCGAACCGCTCGCCGCCTGGCGCGACGGCGCCCGGCGCGGCCGGGCGCTGGCCGCGCACGCCGACGTGACGGTGCCGTTCTTCGACGAACCGGTGCTGCTCCAGCCGTATCTGAGCACCGAGACCGAGCGGCTGGCCGGGCGGCTCGGCCTGACCGACGTGGACTGGTGGTCGGCGTTCGCCGGCGATCGGGTTCCGGCCGCGCTCGCCGCCGGCGCGCGCCGCGCCGGCGGCGGTCCGGCGGAGCTGGCCGCCGCGGCGGACGCGCTGTGCCGGGCGGCCGAGCTGGACGCCTTCGGCCGACCCCGCTACCAGGTGTTGCTCGTGGAGCTGACCTCGCCGGCCGGCAGTCGGGTGCTGGTCTGCCGGGGCGTCGGCGCGAACGCGCTCACCGGGGCCGCGGTGGCGCTCGGCGCGGTGGCGGCCGCCGCCGGTGACCTGCCGCCGGGCGTGCACCATCTGGCCGAGGTGGTCGACCCGACGTGGGCGGTGGACCGGCTGCGGACCAGCCCGGCGGTCACCGCGCTGCACGTCGAGGACGGCCCCCTGACCCGCTACGAGACGATCGAGGAGGGGGTGGCGTGA